The Mesorhizobium koreense genome includes a window with the following:
- the secA gene encoding preprotein translocase subunit SecA, producing MVRVGVLAKKIFGSSNERRVKSLRPRVEAVNAMENEMRALSDEELRARTDQFRADLANGAKLDDILVPAFATAREASRRVLGMRPFDVQLIGGMVLNQGAIAEMRTGEGKTLVATLPVYLNALLGKGVHVVTVNDYLATRDAEWMGRIYKFLGLTVGVIVHGLDDDERRAAYACDVTYGTNNELGFDYLRDNMKYDRAQMVQRPHHYAIVDEVDSILIDEARTPLIISGPLEDRSEMYNTVDTFMLDLKPEDYELDEKQRTSTFTEEGTEKIENRLEEAGLLKGESLYDIENVGMVHHVNNALKAHLLFTKDKDYIVRNNEIVIIDEFTGRMMPGRRYSEGLHQALEAKEHVTIQPENQTLASITFQNYFRMYEKLAGMTGTAATEAEEFGNIYGLDVIEIPTNLPVVRKDEDDEVYRTVEEKYRAIVDEIRAANEKGQPILVGTASIEKSEYLADRLRKEGFKDFEVLNARHHEREASIVAQAGRPGAVTIATNMAGRGTDIQLGGNADMRIAEELADMPEGPEREAAEEAIRADIARLKEKALASGGLYVLATERHESRRIDNQLRGRSGRQGDPGRSKFYLSLQDDLMRIFGSERMDGMLKKLGLKEGEAIIHPWINKALEKAQTKVEARNFDIRKNLLKYDDVMNDQRKVVFGQRLELMDGVNLDETVTEMRQEVIEDLVARHIPERAYAEQWDATGLKEGVQQFLNLDLPVDEWVKEEGIAEEEIRERITHAADEAAAARAERFGPDIMTYVQKSVVLQTLDALWREHLVNLDHLRSVIGFRGYGQRDPLNEYKSETFELFQALLGNLRQAVTGQLMRVELVQEQPPEAEPELPQMVARHLDATTGEDDFADGDVMTLARETQRVVPAEKRDPKNPASWGKVGRNEPCPCGSGKKYKHCHGAFA from the coding sequence ATGGTCAGAGTCGGCGTATTGGCCAAGAAGATATTCGGCTCGTCCAATGAAAGGCGGGTGAAGTCGCTCCGGCCCAGGGTCGAGGCGGTCAATGCCATGGAAAACGAGATGCGGGCGCTTTCCGACGAGGAACTGCGCGCCCGTACCGACCAGTTCCGCGCCGATCTGGCGAACGGCGCCAAGCTGGACGATATTCTGGTGCCCGCCTTCGCCACCGCGCGCGAGGCTTCCCGGCGCGTGCTCGGCATGCGGCCCTTCGACGTCCAGTTGATCGGCGGCATGGTCCTGAACCAGGGCGCCATCGCCGAAATGCGCACCGGCGAGGGCAAGACGCTGGTCGCCACGCTTCCCGTCTACCTGAACGCGCTCCTCGGCAAGGGCGTGCATGTCGTCACCGTCAACGACTATCTCGCCACCCGCGACGCCGAGTGGATGGGCCGCATCTACAAATTCCTCGGTCTCACCGTCGGCGTCATCGTCCATGGCCTCGACGACGACGAGCGCCGCGCCGCCTATGCCTGCGACGTCACTTACGGCACCAACAACGAACTCGGCTTCGACTATCTGCGCGACAATATGAAATACGACCGCGCGCAGATGGTCCAGCGCCCCCACCACTACGCCATCGTCGATGAGGTCGATTCGATCCTGATCGACGAGGCGCGTACGCCTCTCATCATCTCCGGTCCGCTCGAGGATCGCTCGGAGATGTACAATACCGTCGACACCTTCATGCTCGACCTCAAGCCGGAAGACTACGAGCTTGACGAGAAGCAACGTACCTCGACCTTCACCGAGGAAGGTACGGAGAAGATCGAGAACCGGCTCGAGGAAGCGGGGCTGCTCAAGGGCGAATCGCTCTACGACATCGAAAATGTCGGGATGGTCCACCACGTGAACAACGCGCTGAAGGCGCATCTCCTGTTCACGAAGGACAAGGACTACATCGTCAGGAACAACGAGATCGTCATCATCGACGAATTCACCGGCCGCATGATGCCCGGCCGCCGCTATTCGGAAGGCCTGCACCAGGCGCTGGAGGCAAAGGAGCATGTCACCATCCAGCCGGAGAACCAGACGCTCGCTTCCATCACCTTCCAGAACTATTTCCGCATGTACGAGAAGCTGGCCGGCATGACCGGCACCGCCGCGACCGAGGCGGAGGAATTCGGCAACATCTACGGTCTCGACGTGATCGAGATCCCGACCAACCTTCCCGTCGTCCGCAAGGACGAGGACGACGAGGTCTACCGTACGGTCGAGGAGAAATACCGCGCCATTGTCGACGAGATCCGCGCGGCGAACGAGAAGGGCCAGCCGATCCTCGTCGGCACCGCCTCCATCGAGAAGTCGGAATATCTCGCCGACCGCCTGCGCAAGGAGGGCTTCAAGGACTTCGAGGTGCTGAACGCCCGCCACCACGAGCGCGAGGCCTCCATCGTCGCGCAGGCCGGCAGGCCGGGTGCCGTCACCATCGCCACCAACATGGCCGGTCGCGGCACCGACATCCAGCTCGGCGGCAATGCCGACATGCGCATCGCCGAGGAACTGGCCGACATGCCCGAAGGGCCCGAGCGCGAAGCGGCGGAAGAGGCGATCCGTGCGGACATCGCGCGACTGAAGGAAAAGGCGCTCGCTTCCGGCGGCCTTTACGTTCTCGCCACCGAGCGTCACGAATCGCGGCGTATCGACAACCAGCTCAGAGGTCGTTCCGGCCGCCAGGGCGACCCCGGCCGCTCGAAATTCTACCTGTCGCTGCAGGACGATCTGATGCGCATCTTCGGCTCGGAGCGCATGGACGGGATGCTGAAGAAGCTCGGCCTCAAGGAGGGCGAGGCCATCATCCATCCCTGGATCAACAAGGCGCTGGAGAAGGCGCAGACCAAGGTCGAGGCGCGCAACTTCGATATCCGCAAGAACCTCCTGAAATATGACGACGTGATGAACGACCAGCGCAAGGTCGTTTTCGGCCAGCGGCTCGAACTGATGGACGGTGTCAATCTCGACGAGACCGTCACCGAAATGCGGCAGGAGGTGATCGAGGACCTCGTCGCCCGCCATATCCCCGAGCGCGCCTATGCCGAGCAATGGGACGCCACCGGCCTCAAGGAAGGCGTGCAGCAGTTCCTCAACCTCGATCTGCCGGTCGACGAATGGGTCAAGGAAGAGGGCATCGCCGAGGAGGAGATCAGGGAGCGCATCACCCACGCGGCCGACGAGGCGGCGGCCGCGCGCGCCGAGCGCTTCGGCCCCGACATCATGACCTATGTGCAGAAATCGGTGGTGCTGCAGACGCTCGACGCACTTTGGCGCGAGCATCTGGTCAATCTAGACCATCTGCGCTCGGTCATCGGATTCCGCGGCTACGGCCAGCGCGACCCGCTGAACGAATACAAATCCGAGACTTTCGAGCTTTTCCAGGCATTGCTCGGCAATCTTCGCCAGGCGGTGACGGGGCAATTGATGCGCGTCGAACTGGTGCAGGAACAGCCGCCCGAGGCCGAACCGGAACTGCCTCAGATGGTGGCCCGCCATCTGGACGCCACGACCGGCGAGGATGATTTCGCCGACGGCGATGTCATGACGCTCGCCCGCGAGACCCAGCGCGTCGTGCCGGCGGAAAAGCGCGACCCGAAAAACCCCGCGAGCTGGGGCAAGGTCGGCCGCAACGAGCCCTGCCCCTGCGGGTCGGGCAAGAAATACAAGCACTGCCACGGCGCGTTTGCCTGA
- a CDS encoding peptidylprolyl isomerase, producing MPITLRRSLLASAGLAVGTLLFVAGPAAAEDAAQPAPATQTPATQAPAAEAAKPTPSPDTVLAHVNGKAITEADVELAETDLDPQFAKLPPEQRRAAALSALIEIRVMADKAVADGIDKDPEFKRRMELLHERALHSALVDKEVAGAITDADLKKRYDEEMAKQPPVNEIHARHILVKTKEEAEAIIKELDAGGDFEKIAKEKSTDGAAPQGGDLGYFTEDQMVPEFSKAAFALPVGKYTEQPVKTQFGWHVIKVEDKRTKQPPSFDQVKSQLRQVVLRDKYFAMVKEIRAAAKVDVSDPDLKKEIDAMDNAQ from the coding sequence ATGCCGATCACGCTACGCCGCTCCCTGCTTGCTTCCGCCGGGCTGGCGGTCGGAACCCTGCTTTTCGTTGCCGGCCCTGCCGCAGCGGAGGATGCCGCGCAGCCGGCGCCTGCAACTCAGACACCCGCAACTCAGGCACCCGCCGCCGAGGCGGCGAAGCCGACGCCGTCTCCCGACACGGTGCTCGCCCACGTCAACGGCAAGGCGATCACCGAGGCCGATGTCGAACTCGCCGAGACGGATCTCGACCCGCAATTCGCCAAGCTGCCGCCCGAGCAGCGGCGCGCGGCAGCACTTTCGGCGCTGATCGAAATCCGGGTGATGGCCGACAAGGCCGTCGCCGACGGGATCGACAAGGACCCCGAGTTCAAGCGTCGCATGGAACTCCTGCATGAGCGGGCGCTGCATAGCGCTCTGGTCGACAAGGAGGTCGCCGGCGCGATCACGGACGCAGATCTCAAGAAACGCTACGACGAAGAGATGGCCAAGCAGCCGCCGGTGAACGAAATCCATGCACGCCACATCCTGGTGAAGACCAAGGAGGAGGCCGAGGCGATCATCAAGGAACTCGACGCGGGCGGCGATTTCGAGAAAATCGCCAAGGAGAAGTCGACCGACGGCGCCGCGCCGCAGGGAGGCGATCTGGGCTATTTCACGGAGGACCAGATGGTGCCTGAATTCTCCAAGGCAGCATTTGCGCTCCCCGTCGGCAAATATACCGAGCAGCCGGTAAAGACGCAGTTCGGCTGGCACGTGATCAAGGTTGAGGACAAGCGCACCAAGCAGCCGCCTTCCTTCGATCAGGTGAAGAGCCAGCTTCGCCAGGTCGTGCTGCGTGACAAATATTTCGCGATGGTCAAGGAAATCCGCGCGGCCGCCAAGGTCGATGTCAGCGATCCGGACCTGAAAAAGGAAATCGATGCGATGGACAACGCGCAGTAA
- a CDS encoding chloride channel protein, translating to MPEHRRLGDFTTDSRVLFIAAVAVVVATAGVAVGFVLLKLIYLCTNIAYFGEFSLAHLHIEDHKLGLWAVLVPVAGSLVVGLMARFGSDKIRGHGIPEAIEAILLGRSKLSLKVAILKPLSSAIAIGTGGPFGAEGPIIMTGGAVGSLLAQILPVTDNERKTLLVAGAAAGMTTVFGTPIAAIMLAVELLLFEWSPRSFIPVAVAAIVADVERTALGMPSPLFPFDGAVDITLTGLGCWVLIGLAGGLLSGLLTLFVYACEDGFEKLPIHWMWWPMLGGLVVGLGGLIEPSALGVGYDNISRLLTGHTIATAALLLLAVKAVIWAVALGSGTSGGVLAPLLIMGGALGAAFSGYLPAADGGFWPLLAMAATMGGTMRSPLTATFFAVELTGNTHVLVPLITACSAAHLMTVLLMKRSVLTEKIARHGHHITREYRVDPFQLTRVGEVMTREVESVPASMTLYRAAAFLTLPTTRHPSFPVVDEASHVLGIIDPPSVIAWRRAGRHRNTTLGELLAGSKITLAYPDEYLEVLAEKLMKANVAHLPVVSRDEEKLTGYVGWKDLMRVRLKQRAEERDRSSSLEGAFRKKAKAETKA from the coding sequence ATGCCGGAGCATCGCCGCCTCGGCGATTTCACCACGGATAGCCGTGTCCTTTTCATTGCCGCCGTGGCGGTCGTCGTGGCAACGGCGGGCGTGGCCGTAGGCTTCGTGCTTCTGAAGCTGATCTATCTGTGCACCAACATCGCCTATTTCGGCGAATTCAGCCTCGCCCACTTGCATATCGAAGATCACAAACTCGGCCTGTGGGCGGTGCTGGTCCCGGTCGCCGGCTCGCTTGTCGTCGGCCTGATGGCGCGCTTCGGCAGCGACAAGATCCGCGGACACGGCATTCCCGAAGCTATCGAGGCCATCCTGCTCGGTCGCTCGAAGCTCAGCCTGAAGGTCGCGATCCTGAAGCCGCTCTCTTCGGCGATCGCCATCGGTACCGGCGGCCCCTTCGGTGCGGAGGGACCGATCATCATGACCGGCGGCGCGGTCGGCTCGCTCCTTGCCCAGATCCTGCCGGTCACTGACAACGAGCGCAAGACGCTGCTGGTCGCGGGTGCCGCCGCCGGTATGACCACGGTCTTCGGAACGCCGATCGCAGCCATCATGCTGGCCGTGGAACTACTCCTGTTCGAATGGTCGCCACGAAGCTTCATTCCCGTCGCCGTCGCCGCGATCGTCGCAGATGTCGAGCGCACCGCGCTCGGCATGCCGTCGCCGCTTTTCCCGTTCGACGGCGCGGTCGACATAACCCTCACCGGCCTCGGTTGCTGGGTATTGATCGGCCTGGCCGGCGGCCTCCTGTCGGGACTGCTCACCCTTTTCGTCTATGCCTGCGAGGACGGCTTCGAGAAGCTGCCGATCCACTGGATGTGGTGGCCGATGCTCGGCGGCCTCGTCGTCGGCCTTGGCGGCCTGATCGAGCCAAGCGCGCTCGGCGTCGGCTACGACAACATCTCGCGCCTTTTGACCGGCCACACGATTGCGACCGCCGCGCTCCTGCTGCTCGCCGTCAAGGCGGTGATCTGGGCGGTGGCGCTGGGCTCCGGCACCTCCGGCGGCGTGCTCGCACCGCTGCTCATCATGGGCGGGGCGCTCGGTGCCGCGTTTTCCGGCTATCTGCCGGCCGCCGATGGCGGCTTCTGGCCCCTGCTCGCCATGGCCGCGACCATGGGCGGCACCATGCGCTCGCCGCTGACCGCCACGTTCTTCGCCGTGGAACTGACCGGCAACACGCATGTCCTCGTGCCGCTGATCACCGCCTGCTCCGCCGCGCATTTGATGACGGTGCTCCTGATGAAGCGCTCCGTCCTGACCGAGAAAATCGCCCGCCATGGCCACCACATCACCCGCGAATACCGCGTCGACCCGTTCCAGTTGACGCGCGTCGGCGAAGTCATGACGCGCGAGGTGGAATCCGTGCCGGCCTCCATGACCCTGTACCGGGCGGCGGCCTTCCTTACCTTGCCGACCACGCGGCATCCGAGCTTTCCCGTCGTGGACGAAGCGAGCCATGTGCTCGGCATTATCGATCCTCCCTCGGTGATCGCATGGCGGCGTGCCGGCCGTCACCGCAACACCACGCTCGGCGAACTGCTTGCCGGCTCGAAGATCACGCTCGCCTATCCGGACGAGTATCTGGAGGTTCTGGCGGAGAAGCTGATGAAGGCGAATGTGGCCCATCTGCCGGTCGTCTCCCGCGACGAGGAGAAGCTGACGGGTTATGTGGGCTGGAAGGACCTGATGCGCGTCAGGCTGAAGCAGCGCGCCGAGGAACGCGACCGCTCTTCTTCCCTGGAAGGCGCCTTTCGCAAGAAGGCAAAGGCGGAGACGAAGGCCTGA
- a CDS encoding MarR family winged helix-turn-helix transcriptional regulator, which yields MPRSRPTQSDYSALAEFRYVLRRFLDFSEKAARKAGLTPRQHQALLVIKGYRGGDPISIGDLAERLIIHHHSAVELTNRLVESGLVVRLQDENDQRRVLLGMTERANECLEELSGAHLDELSRIGPLLSQFFVEEHGGMKTKPQG from the coding sequence ATGCCACGGTCCCGACCGACCCAGTCCGATTATTCGGCGCTTGCCGAGTTCCGCTACGTGCTGCGCCGCTTTCTCGATTTTAGCGAAAAGGCGGCTCGCAAGGCCGGTTTGACGCCCCGCCAGCATCAGGCGCTGCTTGTCATCAAGGGATATCGCGGCGGCGATCCGATCTCGATCGGCGACCTTGCCGAGCGCCTTATCATTCATCATCATAGCGCCGTGGAACTGACGAACCGGCTTGTCGAAAGCGGGCTTGTCGTGCGCCTGCAAGACGAGAACGATCAGCGGCGCGTGCTGCTCGGCATGACCGAGCGCGCCAACGAATGCCTCGAGGAACTTTCCGGTGCTCATCTCGACGAGCTTTCGCGCATCGGTCCGCTGCTTAGCCAGTTCTTCGTGGAAGAGCACGGCGGGATGAAAACCAAGCCGCAGGGATAG
- the argJ gene encoding bifunctional glutamate N-acetyltransferase/amino-acid acetyltransferase ArgJ, whose translation MSATISPLAPKRFPKMPAIAGVRIATAEAGIKYKGRTDLMVMAFDPGTTVAGVFTRSKCPSAPVDFCRQNLGGGSARALVVNSGNANAFTGMKGRETTRLTGEAAAKATGCGAGEVFLASTGVIGEPLDAGRFAHLLGGLVEKAEAGGWVEAGKAIMTTDTYPKYATATVVLGDTEVTINGIAKGAGMIAPDMATMLSFVATDAAIAAPVLQEMLRKGVGKSFNAVTVDSDTSTSDTLLLFATGAAAGRGAPQIDDPRDPRLASFRRALNRLLRNLALQVVRDGEGARKEIEVSVTGAKSSRSAKRIALAIANSPLVKTAVAGEDANWGRVVMAVGKAGEPADRDRLSVFFGDIRVAHEGERDPDYSEQEASDYMKRDAVRIRVDLGLGSGRATVWTCDLTKEYVAINGDYRS comes from the coding sequence ATGTCCGCCACCATCTCTCCTCTCGCTCCCAAACGGTTCCCCAAGATGCCGGCTATCGCCGGCGTACGCATCGCCACGGCCGAGGCCGGCATAAAATACAAGGGCCGCACCGATCTGATGGTGATGGCTTTCGATCCCGGCACGACGGTAGCGGGCGTGTTCACGCGTTCGAAATGCCCGTCCGCACCGGTCGATTTCTGCCGTCAGAACCTCGGTGGCGGTTCGGCGCGCGCGTTGGTCGTGAATTCCGGCAACGCCAATGCCTTCACCGGCATGAAGGGCCGCGAGACCACGCGGCTTACCGGCGAGGCGGCAGCGAAGGCCACCGGCTGCGGGGCGGGAGAAGTGTTCCTCGCCTCGACCGGCGTCATCGGCGAGCCGCTCGATGCCGGCCGCTTCGCCCATCTTCTTGGCGGGTTGGTGGAGAAGGCGGAGGCCGGCGGCTGGGTGGAGGCCGGCAAGGCGATCATGACCACCGACACCTACCCGAAATATGCTACCGCCACGGTGGTGCTCGGCGATACGGAAGTGACGATCAACGGCATCGCCAAGGGCGCGGGCATGATCGCGCCCGACATGGCGACGATGCTCTCCTTCGTGGCGACCGATGCAGCGATCGCAGCCCCGGTCCTGCAGGAAATGCTGCGCAAGGGCGTCGGCAAGAGCTTCAATGCGGTGACCGTCGACAGCGACACTTCCACCAGCGACACGCTTCTTCTCTTCGCCACGGGCGCTGCCGCCGGGCGCGGCGCTCCGCAGATCGACGATCCGCGCGATCCGCGGCTCGCTTCGTTCCGGCGTGCGCTGAATCGGTTGCTCAGGAACCTCGCCTTGCAGGTCGTGCGCGATGGCGAGGGGGCGCGCAAGGAAATCGAGGTTTCCGTCACCGGCGCGAAATCGTCGCGCTCGGCGAAGCGCATCGCGCTGGCCATCGCCAATTCACCGCTGGTGAAGACCGCGGTCGCCGGCGAGGACGCCAATTGGGGCCGCGTGGTAATGGCCGTGGGCAAGGCCGGCGAGCCTGCCGACCGCGACCGGCTTTCCGTTTTCTTCGGGGATATCCGCGTGGCGCACGAAGGCGAGCGCGACCCCGATTATTCGGAGCAGGAGGCTTCCGACTACATGAAACGCGACGCCGTCCGCATCCGCGTCGATCTCGGCCTGGGTTCCGGCAGGGCGACGGTGTGGACCTGCGACCTGACCAAGGAATATGTCGCCATCAACGGCGACTACCGGAGTTGA
- a CDS encoding GNAT family N-acetyltransferase gives MDSERPAPSELATVRRYEAAGFRSWPAASVHYDGTWLIRLTAGSPAKRLNSINPLDPSDVGSLRDRIARAARRFEAYGRPLTFRMSPLSGAVLSRYLDEEGWSRFDESLIMRMPLAGAAIDRALDQIPLKDVARFINAAIRTEDLDPTLRPGLSEIIGSIEPRTGLFVLEQGGKPVTTAICVQDGDLAGLFKIATAAAERGKGHGRRTILSALKWARSHGAREAWMQVEADNAAALGLYHSLGFREAYRYHYRRPPEE, from the coding sequence ATGGATTCCGAACGCCCCGCCCCATCCGAACTGGCAACCGTTCGCCGTTACGAGGCGGCAGGCTTCCGGTCATGGCCTGCGGCTTCCGTGCACTATGACGGCACCTGGCTGATCCGGCTGACGGCGGGCAGCCCGGCCAAGCGTCTCAATTCGATCAATCCGCTCGATCCGTCCGATGTCGGGAGCCTGCGCGATCGTATCGCCCGTGCCGCCCGGCGCTTCGAGGCTTATGGAAGGCCGCTGACTTTCCGCATGTCGCCGCTTTCCGGCGCTGTCCTCTCGCGCTATCTCGACGAAGAAGGCTGGTCGCGCTTCGACGAGTCGCTCATCATGCGCATGCCGCTTGCCGGCGCCGCCATCGATCGCGCACTCGACCAGATCCCGCTGAAGGACGTGGCGCGCTTCATCAATGCGGCAATCCGCACCGAGGACCTCGATCCGACGCTGAGACCGGGCCTGTCGGAGATCATCGGCTCGATCGAGCCCCGCACCGGCCTGTTCGTGCTGGAGCAAGGCGGGAAACCGGTGACCACGGCCATCTGCGTGCAGGATGGCGATCTCGCCGGCCTGTTCAAGATCGCCACGGCGGCGGCGGAGCGCGGCAAGGGACATGGCCGGCGTACCATCCTCTCGGCGCTCAAATGGGCGCGCTCGCACGGTGCTCGCGAGGCGTGGATGCAAGTCGAGGCGGACAATGCGGCCGCGCTCGGCCTCTACCACTCGCTCGGCTTCAGGGAAGCCTATCGCTATCACTACCGCCGTCCGCCGGAGGAGTAG
- the mutT gene encoding 8-oxo-dGTP diphosphatase MutT — MGSTSLPLVLVVACALVDTDRRVLLSQRPEGKTLAGLWEFPGGKVDPGETPEQALVRELEEELGIETKIACLAPLTFASHTYETFHLLMPLYVCRRFWGTPMPREGQKLKWVRPHDMRNYPMPPADEPLIAHLMDLL; from the coding sequence TTGGGGTCGACTTCCCTGCCGCTCGTCCTCGTCGTCGCTTGCGCGCTGGTCGATACGGATAGGCGCGTGCTTCTTTCGCAGCGACCGGAGGGCAAGACGCTGGCAGGGCTGTGGGAATTTCCCGGCGGCAAGGTCGATCCGGGCGAGACCCCGGAACAAGCGCTGGTACGGGAACTCGAAGAAGAACTCGGGATCGAAACGAAGATCGCCTGCCTCGCACCGCTGACTTTCGCCAGCCACACCTACGAGACGTTTCATCTCCTGATGCCGCTTTATGTCTGCCGCCGCTTCTGGGGCACGCCCATGCCGCGCGAAGGGCAGAAGCTGAAATGGGTGCGCCCGCACGACATGCGCAACTATCCCATGCCGCCGGCCGACGAGCCGCTTATCGCGCATCTCATGGACCTGCTCTGA
- a CDS encoding Flp family type IVb pilin, which translates to MLRRFVEDENGATLIEYGLIVAVLSLAIIAGVGTAANALQNLFGNDHSLLANALNTN; encoded by the coding sequence ATGCTTCGGCGATTCGTAGAAGACGAAAACGGCGCCACGCTTATCGAGTATGGTCTGATCGTCGCGGTCCTGTCGCTGGCGATCATCGCAGGTGTGGGGACGGCGGCCAATGCCCTCCAGAACCTCTTCGGCAACGATCACAGCCTGCTCGCCAACGCGCTTAACACCAATTAA
- a CDS encoding class I SAM-dependent methyltransferase, whose amino-acid sequence MEQVFDTGLLVERKKRALRAGTADADFLMRRVAEDLGERLSTVGRDFPEAAALFCQTATAGDVLRQSGKVGNVHRIEADAALLGDRQGMIATPETVPLPAESLDLAVSLLSLHSMNDIPGMLIQIRRALRPDGLFLGALAGSGTLAELRESLLLAETELSGGASPRVAPFVDVRDAGGLLQRAGFALPVADTETIRVRYPSMFELMRDLRAMGETSILTARPRRPVPLRLFTRAAEIYAERHAEADGRIPATFQIVWLSGWAPHASQQQPLRPGSATARLADVLASGGKNGG is encoded by the coding sequence ATGGAACAGGTCTTCGATACCGGCCTTCTGGTCGAGCGCAAGAAGCGCGCGCTTCGCGCAGGCACTGCCGACGCCGATTTCCTCATGCGTCGCGTGGCGGAGGACCTTGGCGAGCGGCTGTCGACGGTCGGCCGTGATTTCCCGGAGGCGGCGGCACTTTTCTGCCAGACGGCGACTGCCGGCGATGTGCTGAGGCAAAGCGGCAAGGTCGGCAACGTCCACCGTATCGAGGCGGATGCAGCCCTGCTCGGCGACAGGCAAGGGATGATCGCCACGCCCGAGACGGTTCCCCTGCCTGCGGAAAGCCTGGATCTCGCGGTTTCGCTCCTTTCGCTCCATTCGATGAACGACATTCCCGGCATGCTGATCCAGATCCGGCGCGCTCTGAGGCCCGACGGGCTCTTCCTCGGCGCACTCGCCGGGTCGGGCACGCTCGCCGAACTGCGGGAATCGCTCCTGCTTGCCGAGACGGAGCTTTCCGGCGGCGCCAGTCCGCGTGTCGCCCCTTTCGTGGACGTGCGCGACGCCGGCGGCCTGTTGCAGCGCGCCGGTTTCGCGCTTCCCGTCGCCGATACGGAGACGATCCGCGTGCGCTACCCCTCGATGTTCGAACTGATGCGCGATCTGCGCGCCATGGGCGAGACCAGCATTCTGACGGCACGCCCCCGCCGGCCCGTACCGCTTCGCTTGTTCACACGGGCGGCGGAGATATATGCGGAACGGCATGCCGAGGCGGATGGCCGTATCCCCGCGACATTCCAGATCGTGTGGCTGTCGGGCTGGGCGCCGCATGCCTCACAGCAACAGCCGCTCAGGCCCGGCAGCGCAACGGCGCGGCTGGCGGACGTTCTGGCATCGGGCGGCAAGAACGGAGGATAG
- a CDS encoding ComF family protein — MNALTDRITDIKGVATKASGFGVRMLFPPLCAGCRRIVAEPGTLCGECWPNIRFLERPWCEVMGTPFSHDMGEGFLSAEAIANPPPFARARAAVSYDGVARRMVQGLKYSDRTDLAPWMAGWMARAGAELLADAEVIVPVPLHRRRFLWRRFNQSAELARSLARRAGKPFEPTALARVKVTRQQVGLGVSERHDNVSGAFRVPPEADIKVRGRRVLLVDDVYTTGATVSAAARALKHGGAAAVDVLTFARILPGDFRRDEPATI, encoded by the coding sequence ATGAATGCACTTACGGATCGCATCACGGATATCAAGGGGGTCGCAACGAAAGCGAGCGGTTTCGGCGTGCGCATGCTCTTCCCTCCGCTTTGCGCCGGCTGCCGCCGTATCGTCGCCGAACCGGGCACGCTATGCGGGGAATGCTGGCCCAACATCCGTTTCCTCGAACGGCCGTGGTGCGAGGTGATGGGAACGCCTTTCTCCCATGACATGGGCGAGGGTTTCCTTTCAGCCGAGGCGATCGCCAATCCACCGCCTTTCGCCCGTGCGCGCGCCGCCGTCTCCTATGACGGTGTGGCGCGGCGCATGGTGCAGGGGCTGAAATACAGCGACCGCACCGATCTGGCGCCGTGGATGGCCGGGTGGATGGCGCGCGCTGGCGCGGAACTGCTCGCCGATGCCGAGGTGATCGTGCCGGTGCCGCTCCACCGGAGGCGTTTTCTTTGGCGGCGCTTCAACCAGTCGGCGGAACTGGCGCGTTCCCTGGCGCGCCGTGCAGGCAAACCGTTCGAGCCGACGGCGCTTGCCCGCGTGAAGGTGACGCGCCAGCAGGTCGGCCTCGGCGTCAGCGAGCGTCACGACAATGTGAGCGGTGCTTTCCGCGTGCCGCCAGAGGCCGACATCAAGGTGCGCGGGCGGCGCGTGCTCCTGGTCGACGACGTCTATACGACCGGCGCCACCGTCTCGGCGGCGGCGCGCGCGTTGAAGCACGGCGGGGCGGCGGCAGTCGACGTGCTTACCTTTGCGCGCATCCTCCCTGGGGACTTCCGGCGGGATGAACCAGCGACTATATAG
- the grxC gene encoding glutaredoxin 3: MAEVTIYTRAMCGYCMAAKRLLDKKGVAYTEHDASFSSELRQEMVERSGGRRTFPQIFIDGRPVGGSDELHELDAAGRLDAMLAGEAA, from the coding sequence ATGGCCGAAGTGACGATCTACACCAGGGCGATGTGCGGCTACTGCATGGCCGCGAAGCGCCTGCTCGACAAGAAGGGCGTGGCCTATACCGAGCACGACGCCAGTTTTTCGTCCGAACTGCGTCAGGAGATGGTCGAGCGGTCGGGTGGCCGCAGGACCTTCCCGCAGATTTTTATCGACGGCCGCCCCGTCGGGGGCTCGGACGAGTTGCACGAGCTCGACGCCGCCGGGAGGCTGGACGCGATGCTTGCCGGCGAAGCGGCGTAG